The following coding sequences are from one Epilithonimonas vandammei window:
- a CDS encoding ferric siderophore ABC transporter substrate-binding protein yields the protein MYQDLDDIVFEDRHKAYGAYEFRKHYEYTLTKALVVGMFIFLIIFFIPANVIKAPKKTAVNSERIIPVELTEMRINYGDNRNGNGIDEPKEEAGSPAPIIDKKEEKDIITETVKISKERVDKDIPDNVIPTPTRIKEQPVTAKKSTDKPNPNTAANSTKNTTGKSVVKGDIKKENATGDGKGNAAIGNLLKGRGTKSGSQGNGTGPGNYGDPLGGDGDGNSLIGIDRKLTGFIPGTMGRGGAQPNHDCSASGSITISYTVDKSGKVTSARRQSGISDPCVVSTAISWVKQYVKAESANASSKGTYKITF from the coding sequence TGGTGCTTACGAATTCCGTAAACATTACGAATATACGCTGACTAAAGCACTTGTAGTCGGGATGTTTATTTTTCTGATTATTTTCTTTATTCCTGCAAATGTCATCAAAGCTCCCAAAAAAACGGCTGTAAATAGTGAAAGGATCATTCCTGTGGAACTTACGGAAATGCGCATTAACTACGGCGATAACCGAAATGGAAATGGCATAGATGAGCCAAAGGAAGAAGCAGGAAGTCCCGCTCCGATTATTGATAAAAAAGAGGAAAAAGATATCATTACAGAAACGGTCAAAATCTCTAAAGAAAGAGTTGATAAAGATATACCTGACAATGTAATTCCTACACCAACCAGGATAAAAGAACAGCCCGTAACCGCCAAAAAATCAACAGATAAACCCAACCCTAACACTGCCGCCAACTCAACCAAAAATACAACCGGTAAGTCTGTCGTAAAAGGCGACATCAAAAAAGAAAATGCAACTGGAGATGGGAAAGGGAATGCCGCAATCGGAAATCTATTGAAAGGACGAGGAACAAAATCCGGCTCTCAAGGAAACGGAACAGGACCGGGAAATTATGGTGACCCACTTGGTGGAGATGGCGATGGAAATAGCTTAATTGGAATTGATAGGAAATTAACCGGATTCATCCCGGGAACGATGGGACGAGGCGGCGCGCAACCCAACCACGACTGTTCTGCAAGCGGTAGCATCACCATTTCTTACACGGTAGACAAATCCGGAAAAGTCACTTCTGCTAGGCGACAAAGTGGTATCTCAGACCCTTGCGTAGTAAGCACCGCAATAAGTTGGGTAAAACAATACGTGAAAGCAGAATCTGCAAATGCCTCGTCCAAAGGAACTTATAAGATCACTTTTTAA
- a CDS encoding MotA/TolQ/ExbB proton channel family protein — translation MANQNISIWEFLFGGGLLSVSLIIILIFSGIAAIVFFGQKLYALNRENQVDPYLLKNVNDLLNDGRIQSAVDFCRRDNSPESRSVEKGLSRLGRPVSEIANAMETHAQIELNKAEKNINYLATLSGAAPMLGLLGGVLILASTFGTLSKTDTVIAQNLLAANFYKALAPSAVGLIVGFLSYIFHNILVGKVDYLLMKIQYHTNEFLDIINKPS, via the coding sequence ATGGCAAATCAAAATATTTCTATTTGGGAATTCCTTTTTGGTGGAGGCTTACTAAGTGTTTCTCTTATCATCATCCTCATATTTTCAGGAATTGCAGCCATTGTTTTTTTTGGACAGAAATTATACGCGCTCAACAGAGAAAATCAAGTTGATCCTTATCTTCTGAAAAATGTAAACGACCTTCTGAATGACGGCAGAATCCAATCTGCTGTAGATTTTTGCAGAAGAGATAATTCGCCAGAATCCAGAAGTGTAGAAAAGGGGCTTTCCAGATTGGGAAGACCTGTGAGCGAAATTGCCAACGCCATGGAAACTCACGCTCAAATAGAACTCAACAAAGCTGAAAAAAATATCAACTATTTGGCAACACTGTCCGGCGCAGCGCCGATGTTGGGACTTTTAGGCGGTGTTTTGATTTTGGCCTCAACTTTCGGAACTTTATCAAAAACTGATACTGTGATAGCGCAAAACCTTTTAGCTGCTAATTTTTATAAAGCTTTAGCACCTTCGGCTGTTGGTCTTATCGTTGGATTTTTGTCTTATATTTTTCATAACATTTTGGTTGGAAAAGTTGATTATCTATTGATGAAAATTCAGTATCACACCAATGAGTTTTTAGACATCATCAACAAACCTTCTTAA
- a CDS encoding bifunctional folylpolyglutamate synthase/dihydrofolate synthase → MTPKDYQEAVDWLFVQAPNYQIDGQKAYKPGLDNIKKLCDFFGNPQDKIKTIHIGGTNGKGSTSNMLASVLQESGYRVGLYNSPHLIDFTERIKINGKNCDKQFVYDFIQKLKHLPQDIRPSFFEFTTIMAFEYFHQQNVDFAIIEVGLGGRLDSTNIIKPLVSAITNVQLDHQNILGNTTEEIAEEKAGIVKENITIISGDENPVVKEIIKQKAFEVKADFIDATGIKTDLVSDLKGNYQKKNIRVVLALVNELRNQAINISNDNVKSGLLNVQQNTNFIGRWFEFSKDPLTICDTGHNHAGLEEVFKQLNEYSQKKHIILGFVNDKKIDDVIPMLPSEAQFYFVKPSVGRGRHPEDYDDLLKKFKLNYKIFDSVQEGYVAAKQNCKKEEIIFIGGSNFVVGDFLEKNL, encoded by the coding sequence ATGACCCCAAAAGACTATCAGGAAGCAGTAGATTGGCTTTTTGTTCAGGCTCCGAATTATCAGATTGACGGGCAAAAGGCCTACAAGCCGGGACTCGATAACATCAAAAAATTGTGCGATTTTTTCGGGAATCCACAAGATAAAATCAAAACCATCCATATCGGTGGAACCAACGGAAAAGGTTCTACTAGTAATATGCTGGCTTCAGTTCTTCAAGAATCTGGCTATAGAGTTGGACTTTACAATTCGCCGCATTTGATTGATTTTACAGAAAGAATCAAAATCAATGGAAAAAATTGTGACAAACAATTTGTTTACGATTTCATCCAAAAACTGAAACATTTGCCGCAAGATATTCGTCCTTCTTTTTTTGAATTCACGACGATAATGGCTTTCGAATATTTCCATCAGCAAAATGTTGATTTTGCAATTATAGAAGTGGGTTTGGGCGGCCGATTGGATTCGACAAACATCATCAAACCTTTGGTTTCAGCCATTACAAATGTTCAGTTGGACCATCAGAATATTTTAGGAAACACAACCGAAGAAATCGCAGAAGAAAAAGCGGGAATTGTAAAGGAAAATATTACAATAATTTCCGGAGATGAAAATCCAGTTGTAAAAGAAATTATTAAACAAAAAGCCTTCGAAGTTAAAGCTGATTTTATCGATGCAACTGGTATTAAAACTGATTTAGTTTCAGATTTAAAAGGAAATTATCAGAAGAAAAATATCCGGGTAGTTTTGGCTTTGGTTAATGAATTGAGGAATCAAGCAATTAATATTTCTAATGATAATGTAAAATCTGGACTTTTGAATGTTCAACAAAATACAAACTTCATCGGCCGTTGGTTTGAATTTTCAAAAGACCCTTTGACAATTTGTGATACAGGCCACAATCACGCTGGTTTGGAAGAAGTTTTCAAACAACTCAATGAATATTCACAAAAAAAACATATCATTCTAGGATTTGTGAATGACAAAAAAATCGATGATGTGATTCCAATGTTACCTTCGGAAGCGCAGTTCTATTTTGTAAAACCAAGCGTGGGCAGAGGGAGACATCCGGAAGATTATGACGATTTATTAAAAAAATTTAAATTAAATTATAAAATTTTCGACTCTGTTCAGGAAGGCTATGTTGCTGCAAAACAGAATTGTAAAAAAGAGGAAATAATTTTTATAGGCGGAAGCAATTTTGTAGTGGGAGATTTTTTAGAAAAAAATTTGTGA
- a CDS encoding site-specific integrase — MNKTFNLLFYVKKSKTNSEGHSPLYMRITIDGKICEISTKRHLLPARWNSQLQKVTGSSEESRSLNFYLKSLEQKVYDAYHQMVREKETPTCEAIKNKLLGKDDCKRTLIPIFKDHNDRMKKLIGKEFAQGTLERYNITLQHIKVFLKWKYNITDIDILKIDLAFLNDFEFYLRTEKSCSNNTAVKYVKKNFGKIIRNCIANGWITKDPFLNYKSSFDEVTRTFLTEEEIEKLFNKDFKNERLSQVRYIFLFSCFTGLAYIDTQNLTHKNISVGLDGNKWIFTSRQKTKTASNVPLLPQAEEIIEKYRHHPTCLNSGKLLPILSNQKMNCYLKEIADLCEINKELTYHIARHTFATTITLSNGVPIESVSKMLGHKNIKTTQHYAKILDQKVSEDMSNLKKVFQTKEKKVNTD; from the coding sequence ATGAACAAGACATTCAACTTACTTTTTTATGTGAAAAAATCTAAAACAAATTCTGAGGGTCATTCTCCCCTTTATATGAGAATTACAATTGACGGTAAGATTTGCGAGATATCTACAAAACGCCATTTACTACCTGCAAGGTGGAATTCCCAATTGCAAAAAGTCACTGGATCTTCAGAAGAAAGCAGATCACTAAACTTTTACCTGAAATCTTTGGAGCAGAAGGTATACGACGCTTACCATCAAATGGTGAGAGAGAAGGAAACACCAACTTGTGAGGCTATCAAAAATAAACTGCTTGGCAAAGATGACTGCAAAAGGACTTTAATTCCAATTTTTAAAGACCATAATGATCGAATGAAAAAATTAATAGGAAAGGAATTTGCGCAAGGAACCCTTGAACGTTATAATATAACTTTGCAACATATCAAAGTGTTCCTTAAATGGAAATACAACATTACAGATATTGATATTTTAAAAATAGATCTAGCTTTCCTTAACGATTTTGAATTTTATTTAAGAACTGAAAAATCTTGCAGCAACAATACCGCGGTAAAATATGTAAAAAAGAATTTTGGAAAAATTATCCGCAACTGCATCGCTAATGGCTGGATTACTAAAGACCCTTTCTTGAATTATAAGTCCTCATTTGATGAAGTCACGAGAACCTTTCTAACTGAAGAGGAAATAGAAAAGCTTTTTAATAAAGACTTCAAAAATGAGCGTCTCTCTCAGGTGAGGTACATATTTTTATTCAGCTGTTTTACTGGATTAGCATATATAGATACGCAGAACCTGACCCACAAAAATATTAGCGTAGGACTAGACGGTAATAAATGGATTTTTACGAGCCGACAGAAAACTAAAACAGCATCTAACGTACCATTACTCCCACAGGCAGAGGAAATAATAGAAAAATACAGACACCACCCTACTTGTCTAAACAGTGGTAAATTACTTCCAATTCTTAGTAATCAAAAAATGAATTGTTATCTCAAAGAGATTGCTGATTTATGTGAGATAAATAAGGAGTTAACATACCATATTGCACGCCATACATTTGCTACTACTATTACTTTGTCAAATGGAGTTCCGATAGAAAGTGTAAGCAAAATGCTTGGTCACAAGAACATTAAGACCACTCAGCATTATGCTAAAATCCTAGATCAGAAGGTTAGTGAAGATATGTCCAATCTAAAAAAGGTTTTTCAAACCAAAGAAAAAAAGGTAAATACAGACTAA
- a CDS encoding HlyD family secretion protein, with amino-acid sequence MERDILDNIELRSESVQDILTQPPHWMVRWGNCIIFIILIIVLVMSWFIKYPEFIPAPVIVTSHNPPEKLQARINSKIEKILIKNHQAVRRNEVLMILQSTANYQDVLKLRKMMDSIGPDKIFSFPISETSGFRLGELQGDYNQFAKAFQDEKLFAKLRPYDPENLAANQSLSEYRSRIATLQQQKNLELAKYELTKKNLHRSQSLYDQGVIAAMELENEKIKFLQEEQNLKNITISLSQLQEGISNLNKTKSGANINSEKDKSNYSSQTLQLFEQLRKSLKQWEQDYLISSSTEGIVSFQQFFGENQFVKSGDVIVTVLPNDKEALVGRMQVPSVNSGKVVPGEKVLIKLDNYRFQEYGIVEGKVQNISLSPDENGNYYVDVILPQGLKTSYNKTLPFDKELKGNAEIVTEDLRLIERFFYQIRKLLKFQA; translated from the coding sequence ATGGAAAGAGACATATTAGACAATATTGAGCTGCGCTCAGAAAGTGTTCAGGATATTTTAACACAACCGCCACATTGGATGGTCCGTTGGGGAAACTGTATTATTTTCATTATTCTTATCATTGTCTTGGTGATGAGCTGGTTCATAAAATATCCGGAATTTATTCCGGCTCCAGTTATCGTGACCTCGCATAACCCACCGGAAAAGTTGCAGGCAAGGATAAATTCTAAAATTGAAAAAATATTGATTAAAAATCATCAAGCAGTCAGAAGAAATGAGGTTCTGATGATTTTGCAATCTACAGCCAATTATCAGGATGTTCTGAAACTTAGAAAAATGATGGATTCCATTGGTCCCGATAAGATATTTTCGTTTCCTATAAGTGAAACATCAGGTTTCAGATTAGGTGAGCTTCAGGGCGATTACAACCAATTTGCCAAAGCTTTTCAGGACGAAAAACTGTTTGCAAAATTGCGGCCTTATGATCCGGAAAATCTCGCAGCTAATCAAAGCTTGTCCGAATATCGAAGCAGAATTGCCACTTTGCAGCAGCAAAAAAATCTTGAGTTGGCAAAATATGAATTGACAAAGAAAAATTTACACCGCTCACAAAGTTTATATGATCAGGGTGTAATTGCCGCAATGGAGCTGGAAAATGAGAAGATCAAATTTTTGCAGGAAGAACAGAATTTAAAAAACATCACCATATCTTTATCACAATTGCAGGAAGGTATTTCTAATCTTAACAAAACAAAAAGCGGAGCAAATATCAATTCTGAAAAAGATAAGAGCAATTATTCTTCCCAAACCTTACAGCTTTTTGAACAATTGAGAAAATCCCTAAAACAATGGGAGCAGGACTACCTCATTAGTTCTTCAACAGAGGGTATCGTAAGTTTCCAACAATTCTTTGGTGAGAATCAGTTTGTAAAATCCGGAGATGTTATTGTGACAGTTTTACCGAATGATAAAGAAGCTTTGGTTGGAAGGATGCAGGTTCCTTCTGTTAATTCAGGCAAAGTTGTTCCAGGCGAAAAAGTGTTGATAAAACTGGATAATTACCGATTTCAGGAATATGGTATTGTGGAAGGAAAAGTGCAGAATATCTCTCTTTCCCCAGACGAAAATGGAAATTATTATGTTGATGTTATTCTACCACAGGGTTTGAAAACATCTTACAATAAAACTCTTCCTTTTGACAAGGAACTCAAAGGCAATGCTGAAATTGTAACTGAAGATCTACGGCTAATTGAACGTTTTTTCTATCAGATCAGGAAATTGTTGAAGTTTCAGGCGTAA
- a CDS encoding peptidase domain-containing ABC transporter, whose amino-acid sequence MAQSFPSYKQPDFKDCGPTCLRIISKYYGKTIPLQQIRNLSETTREGSSLLGLSNAAENLGLKSLGIKTDFKTLAEEIPLPCIVHWNKVHFVVVYKIDKSGKVSVSDPSYGLITYEKEEFIKFWIGENASETTEEGVALLLETTPSFFSNEFDESESKASFSFLSKYLLKYKPLVFQLSIGLLAGSLLSLMLPFLTQSIVDVGIQNQDLNFIYLVLLAQVMLFFGRTGIEVIRSWILLHLSTRINISIISDFFIKLMKLPISFFDTRMTGDIMQRINDHHRIEQLLTTSSLNTLFSLVNLIIFSIVLLFYDYRLFLVYLVGAGLYIGWITFFLKRRKELDYKRFSQVSQEQSKVIELINGMQEIKMHNAEKQKRWDWEFLQVKLFKIQIKSLSLEQWQSVGGNFINQMKDILVSFLSAKLVLNGNLTLGMMLSVQYIIGQLNSPLLQLVDFIRQTQDAKISLERLGEIHDKEDEESSEEHYTSEIPQKDIEIKNMSFRYIGSDQFVFENLDLIIPYQKTTAIVGASGSGKTTLLKLLMKFYEPNSGDIKIANTDLKNISPRFWRDHCGVVMQEGYVFNDTIANNIAIGEDYIDKSKLRTAVEIANIKDFVEGLPLSYNTKIGNEGVGVSGGQKQRLFIARAVYKSPEYIFFDEATSALDANNEKVIMENLEQFFKGKTAIVIAHRLSTVKHADKIIVLDKGKVVEEGSHSKLVTLRGEYYRLVKNQLELGN is encoded by the coding sequence ATGGCTCAATCGTTTCCTTCTTACAAACAACCGGACTTTAAAGACTGTGGCCCGACTTGCCTTCGGATCATTAGCAAATACTATGGTAAGACAATTCCGCTCCAGCAGATTAGAAACTTATCAGAGACAACAAGGGAAGGCAGCAGTTTATTAGGTCTAAGTAACGCTGCGGAAAATTTGGGACTTAAAAGTCTGGGGATAAAAACTGATTTCAAGACTTTGGCAGAGGAAATCCCTTTGCCTTGCATTGTCCATTGGAATAAAGTTCATTTTGTTGTAGTTTACAAAATTGACAAATCAGGAAAAGTCAGCGTTTCTGATCCCAGTTATGGATTAATAACCTATGAAAAAGAAGAATTCATCAAATTTTGGATCGGTGAAAATGCCAGTGAAACAACAGAAGAAGGCGTTGCTCTGCTTTTGGAAACTACACCTTCATTTTTCAGCAACGAATTTGACGAAAGTGAGAGCAAAGCGAGTTTTTCTTTTCTTTCAAAATATCTTCTTAAGTACAAACCTCTTGTATTTCAGCTCTCAATTGGATTATTAGCGGGCAGTTTACTATCGTTAATGCTTCCATTTCTTACGCAGAGTATTGTAGATGTCGGAATTCAAAATCAGGATTTAAATTTCATATATTTGGTTTTGCTTGCTCAGGTGATGTTATTCTTTGGAAGAACAGGAATTGAGGTCATCCGGAGCTGGATCTTGCTGCATCTTTCCACTAGGATCAATATTTCCATTATTTCCGATTTCTTTATCAAGCTCATGAAACTACCTATAAGTTTCTTTGATACCAGGATGACAGGAGATATTATGCAGAGAATCAACGATCACCACAGGATTGAGCAATTGTTAACGACTTCTTCGCTCAATACCTTGTTTTCATTGGTCAATCTCATTATTTTCAGCATCGTTTTGCTATTTTACGATTACCGGCTATTTTTGGTTTATTTGGTTGGTGCAGGATTATACATTGGCTGGATAACTTTTTTTCTGAAAAGAAGAAAAGAGCTGGATTATAAAAGATTTTCCCAGGTCTCACAAGAGCAAAGTAAGGTCATTGAACTTATCAATGGGATGCAGGAAATCAAAATGCACAACGCAGAAAAACAGAAACGCTGGGATTGGGAATTTTTGCAGGTGAAACTATTTAAAATCCAAATCAAATCTCTTTCACTTGAACAATGGCAATCCGTGGGTGGAAATTTCATTAACCAGATGAAAGATATTTTAGTAAGTTTCCTTTCAGCTAAATTAGTCTTGAACGGAAATTTAACGCTCGGAATGATGTTATCCGTACAATACATTATCGGACAATTAAATAGTCCATTACTACAGCTAGTCGATTTTATCCGTCAGACTCAGGATGCAAAAATCTCCCTGGAAAGATTGGGAGAGATTCACGATAAAGAAGATGAAGAAAGCTCCGAAGAACATTATACTTCAGAAATTCCACAAAAAGACATAGAAATCAAAAATATGTCTTTCCGGTATATCGGTTCGGATCAGTTTGTTTTTGAAAATCTGGATTTAATTATTCCATACCAAAAAACAACCGCCATCGTTGGGGCTAGCGGAAGCGGAAAAACGACTCTATTAAAATTATTGATGAAATTTTATGAGCCAAATTCAGGAGACATCAAAATCGCAAATACTGATCTAAAAAATATATCGCCAAGATTTTGGAGGGATCATTGCGGTGTTGTGATGCAGGAAGGTTACGTTTTCAATGATACGATTGCCAATAATATCGCAATCGGAGAAGATTATATTGACAAATCCAAATTAAGAACCGCTGTTGAGATTGCCAATATTAAAGATTTTGTTGAAGGTTTACCGTTAAGCTACAATACTAAAATCGGCAATGAAGGGGTTGGAGTGTCTGGTGGACAGAAGCAGAGATTATTCATTGCGAGAGCGGTTTATAAATCTCCGGAATATATCTTTTTTGATGAAGCCACTTCCGCTTTGGATGCCAATAATGAAAAAGTTATTATGGAAAACCTTGAACAATTCTTCAAAGGAAAGACTGCGATCGTAATCGCTCATCGTCTCTCAACCGTAAAACACGCCGATAAAATTATTGTCCTGGACAAAGGAAAAGTGGTTGAAGAAGGCAGCCATTCCAAATTAGTAACACTAAGAGGAGAATATTATCGATTGGTAAAAAATCAATTGGAATTGGGGAATTAA
- a CDS encoding thiopeptide-type bacteriocin biosynthesis protein, whose translation MYDNVTTYHILGGNWIYYKLYMGTKSADDILVEKIKPLADKFIEENIIDQWFFIRYNDPKYHLRIRFKCTRPSQLNEIISRMHNVLVPLVAESIIWKVQLDTYNKEIERYGLKTMEISEQLFFLDTIMIINYLKNFKDENLRWLFGLKAIDDFLDLFQYQLSDKKNFMENLSNAFKAEFGRSKILNSNLSDKFRLNRQEISNTMEGKNNNDIYEIINEKNKKSINLKDEILTFWNSKSLDVNINSFLSSHIHMMMNRLFKSKNRAHEMVCYDFLFRYYKSKYAIENAIKTNM comes from the coding sequence ATGTACGACAATGTTACCACATATCATATACTTGGAGGCAATTGGATATATTATAAATTATATATGGGGACAAAATCCGCAGATGATATACTTGTGGAAAAGATAAAACCTCTCGCTGATAAATTTATTGAGGAAAATATTATAGATCAATGGTTTTTTATTCGGTACAATGATCCAAAATACCATTTGAGAATAAGATTCAAATGTACCAGACCAAGCCAGTTAAATGAGATCATTTCCAGGATGCATAATGTCTTGGTACCTCTTGTGGCAGAATCTATCATTTGGAAGGTCCAGCTAGATACTTATAACAAGGAAATAGAAAGATATGGCTTGAAAACAATGGAGATTTCAGAGCAATTATTTTTTCTTGATACTATTATGATCATAAATTATTTGAAAAACTTCAAGGACGAAAATCTTAGATGGTTGTTTGGTTTAAAGGCAATTGACGACTTTTTGGATTTATTCCAATATCAATTATCTGACAAAAAGAATTTTATGGAGAATTTGAGTAATGCGTTTAAAGCTGAATTCGGGAGATCCAAAATTTTGAATTCTAATCTTAGCGACAAATTCAGATTAAATAGGCAAGAAATTTCAAATACAATGGAGGGCAAAAACAACAATGATATTTATGAAATAATTAATGAAAAAAATAAGAAAAGTATAAACTTAAAAGATGAAATTCTAACCTTTTGGAATTCAAAATCTTTGGATGTTAATATTAATAGTTTTTTATCAAGTCATATCCATATGATGATGAATCGGTTATTCAAATCCAAAAACAGAGCGCACGAGATGGTTTGTTATGATTTTCTATTTCGATACTATAAATCAAAGTATGCCATTGAAAATGCTATAAAAACTAATATGTAA
- a CDS encoding lantibiotic dehydratase family protein: MKKSQYLPFEKFVLRTPLLSLDFFKDLTSAKNISDHKLMEACKNETIREAIFLASPSFSSQIDRWVNGEITDREKETKLKYSVVKYLSRMSSRCTPYGLFAGCSVGHISDNTELILDTPANHKRHTRLDMNYVVALSDELLKIDKIRDRLKFYPNSSIYKIGDKLRYVEYFYKDTIRHYDIVAVDSSEYLEEILAITKNGLYINEIIDKLTDEEIHYADAKDFVEELIINQIIVSEIEPSVSGLEFINQLVNVLKEKFESENEYLSFIESIEQELKSIDEFIGNPLQKYINISDSINRKQIPYDLKYLFQCDLVVSTKSNSIDLRIAKDIEQAIRFVNRLKKNRPKNYLDQFKEAFYERYEDHEMPISKVLDPEIGIGYGFNTQSNDYNPLIDDLLIQQPEKDIKESRELKWTIIDDVIQKKIIGALQQGQSAITLEDKDFSFLPEVSYEDLPETISLLLEIIQENNLLKIKFSGAGGGSGGNLLARFCHSDENINELVNEIIHFETTYNSHKIIAEIVHLPEARVGNILSRPDFRSFEIPYLARSTKPLDKQISLEDIMVSVRNDKIVLRSKVHNKEILPRLTNAHNYSNSNTLPIYHFLSDMQLNDHSALYLDLSNIDHLHKSIPRIEYKNIILSYASWNLSIEDIKPLIEAQKQNNLEQSVVIFKRQFSLPDLILLSDGDNELLINLNNLTSVEMFIETVKNRQNLKLTEFIFNDSQQIVKDSFGQNFSNEIIMSFYKN; the protein is encoded by the coding sequence ATGAAAAAATCGCAATATCTTCCGTTTGAAAAGTTCGTATTAAGAACACCTCTTCTTTCATTAGATTTTTTTAAAGATCTGACATCGGCAAAAAATATTTCCGATCATAAATTAATGGAGGCTTGCAAAAATGAAACTATTCGTGAAGCCATATTTTTAGCATCTCCCTCTTTTTCTTCGCAAATTGACAGATGGGTAAACGGCGAAATTACTGATCGTGAGAAAGAAACAAAATTAAAGTATAGCGTAGTAAAGTATCTTTCACGAATGTCTTCTAGATGTACTCCTTACGGATTGTTTGCAGGCTGCTCTGTTGGACATATTTCTGATAACACCGAACTGATTTTAGACACTCCGGCTAATCATAAACGTCATACAAGGTTAGATATGAATTATGTTGTTGCCTTATCCGATGAACTATTAAAAATTGATAAAATACGAGATCGGTTAAAATTCTATCCAAACTCAAGTATTTACAAAATCGGAGACAAGTTGAGATATGTAGAATATTTTTATAAAGATACCATCAGGCATTATGATATTGTAGCTGTTGATTCTTCGGAATATCTTGAGGAGATACTTGCTATTACTAAAAATGGATTATACATTAATGAGATTATTGACAAACTTACTGACGAAGAAATACACTACGCTGATGCAAAAGATTTTGTTGAAGAATTGATCATAAATCAAATAATTGTTAGCGAAATCGAACCATCTGTATCGGGATTGGAATTTATCAATCAACTAGTTAATGTCTTAAAAGAAAAATTTGAATCTGAGAATGAATATCTATCTTTCATAGAATCAATTGAGCAAGAGTTGAAAAGTATAGATGAGTTCATCGGAAACCCGTTACAGAAATATATTAACATTAGTGATTCCATTAATAGAAAGCAAATTCCTTACGATCTTAAATATCTTTTTCAATGTGATCTGGTCGTTTCAACTAAAAGTAATTCCATTGATTTGAGAATAGCAAAGGATATTGAACAGGCTATCAGATTCGTCAATCGATTAAAAAAAAATAGACCAAAAAATTATTTAGATCAATTTAAGGAAGCTTTCTACGAAAGATACGAAGACCACGAAATGCCAATATCTAAAGTTCTAGATCCGGAGATTGGTATTGGTTACGGTTTTAATACACAATCCAATGACTATAATCCTTTAATTGATGATTTGTTAATCCAACAACCCGAAAAGGATATAAAAGAGTCAAGGGAATTAAAATGGACAATAATAGATGATGTTATTCAGAAAAAGATAATAGGTGCTTTACAACAAGGTCAGTCGGCAATAACATTAGAAGATAAGGATTTTTCTTTTCTGCCAGAAGTTAGTTATGAAGATTTACCTGAAACAATATCTCTACTACTTGAAATAATTCAGGAAAACAATCTTCTTAAAATAAAATTCTCTGGCGCCGGCGGAGGAAGCGGCGGCAATTTATTAGCTAGATTTTGTCATAGTGATGAGAATATAAATGAATTGGTTAATGAAATAATTCATTTCGAAACAACCTATAATTCTCATAAAATTATTGCAGAAATAGTTCACCTTCCGGAAGCACGGGTCGGGAACATTTTATCAAGGCCAGATTTCAGGAGTTTTGAAATTCCCTATCTAGCTCGTTCCACCAAACCTTTAGATAAGCAAATAAGTTTAGAAGATATAATGGTATCCGTGAGGAATGATAAAATTGTTTTGCGGTCCAAAGTACATAATAAAGAGATATTGCCGAGATTGACAAATGCTCATAATTATTCCAACAGTAATACTCTTCCAATTTACCATTTCTTAAGTGATATGCAGTTAAATGATCATTCTGCATTATATCTGGATTTAAGTAATATTGATCATTTGCATAAATCTATTCCAAGAATAGAATATAAAAATATCATACTCTCATATGCGTCGTGGAATCTTAGCATTGAAGATATAAAACCTTTAATTGAGGCACAAAAGCAAAATAACCTAGAACAAAGTGTAGTGATTTTTAAGAGGCAATTTTCTCTTCCTGATCTAATCCTTTTGAGTGATGGTGATAATGAATTACTAATAAATCTGAACAATCTAACTTCAGTAGAAATGTTTATTGAAACAGTAAAAAACAGACAAAATTTAAAATTAACAGAGTTTATTTTTAATGATAGCCAACAGATTGTCAAAGACTCTTTTGGTCAGAATTTTTCCAATGAAATCATAATGTCATTCTACAAAAATTAG